The following proteins are co-located in the Acidobacteriota bacterium genome:
- a CDS encoding SDR family NAD(P)-dependent oxidoreductase yields the protein MKITPGTTALVTGASSGIGRTLALELGRRGCRVGLMARSQEPLEELAAELKEAGGEGLPLPADVRGEEAVKAAVDRAAEAFGGLQLVVANAGLGRYALVEEQPAEHVEVTIHTNYVGMTHVVRHALPHLLQQTPSHIVGITSSAGLIPHRLSSAYCASKAAANTYLATLRLEVFDRGVGVSWICPGLVQTPFIEKADLDPAQDLPRLARWLVPTLTEDKVARATLRAIEANRAEVVLPFMMRFFAFTRRLTPRLADWLNRTTG from the coding sequence ATGAAGATCACCCCCGGAACCACCGCCCTGGTCACCGGCGCCAGCTCCGGCATCGGCCGTACCCTCGCCCTCGAGCTCGGCCGCCGCGGTTGCCGCGTGGGCCTCATGGCCCGTTCCCAAGAGCCCCTCGAAGAGCTGGCCGCGGAGCTGAAAGAAGCCGGCGGAGAAGGCCTGCCGCTACCCGCCGACGTACGCGGCGAGGAGGCGGTGAAGGCGGCGGTGGATCGCGCCGCAGAGGCCTTCGGTGGCCTGCAGCTGGTGGTGGCCAACGCCGGTCTGGGCCGCTACGCGCTGGTCGAAGAGCAGCCGGCGGAGCACGTGGAGGTGACCATCCACACCAACTACGTGGGCATGACCCACGTCGTGCGCCATGCACTCCCTCACCTGCTTCAGCAGACGCCCTCCCACATCGTGGGGATCACCTCTTCCGCCGGCCTCATCCCCCACCGCCTTTCCTCCGCGTATTGCGCCTCCAAGGCCGCCGCCAACACCTATCTCGCCACCCTGCGGCTGGAGGTCTTCGATCGCGGCGTCGGCGTCAGCTGGATCTGCCCCGGCCTGGTCCAGACCCCGTTCATCGAAAAGGCGGACCTCGATCCGGCCCAAGACCTCCCCCGCCTGGCCCGCTGGCTAGTCCCCACTTTGACCGAAGACAAGGTGGCCCGAGCCACCCTTCGCGCCATTGAGGCCAACCGCGCCGAGGTGGTCCTCCCCTTCATGATGCGCTTCTTCGCCTTCACCCGCCGCCTCACTCCAAGACTCGCGGATTGGCTCAACCGCACCACCGGCTGA
- a CDS encoding Smr/MutS family protein — protein sequence MGKKRSRRSDLSFRYLPGEKPEDEERELFLREMERLGTAPDKDRVQRKKAPPKPRKVKIPRGLQLTTDDRLDLHGLTVEQARHALQRFMVQARRHQMSTVVVVTGKGRRSPGGVSVLKRELERWLASEGAEFVRAYGEAPRSLGGAGAFVLHLR from the coding sequence ATGGGCAAGAAACGCAGCAGGAGAAGCGACCTTTCCTTCCGATACCTCCCCGGCGAGAAGCCCGAGGACGAGGAGCGGGAGCTTTTTCTGCGCGAGATGGAGCGGTTGGGGACGGCACCGGACAAGGATCGGGTGCAGCGGAAGAAGGCGCCGCCCAAGCCGCGCAAAGTCAAGATTCCCCGCGGCCTCCAGCTCACCACCGACGACCGCCTCGACCTCCACGGTCTCACCGTCGAGCAGGCGCGCCACGCTCTGCAGCGGTTCATGGTGCAAGCCCGCCGCCACCAGATGTCTACCGTCGTCGTGGTCACCGGCAAGGGCCGCCGGTCGCCGGGAGGGGTGTCGGTGCTCAAGCGGGAGCTGGAACGCTGGCTGGCCTCTGAGGGGGCGGAATTCGTTCGCGCCTATGGGGAAGCGCCCCGGAGCCTTGGGGGAGCCGGGGCGTTCGTCTTGCATCTGCGATAA
- a CDS encoding CsbD family protein, which produces MNESWLKGKWNEYKGKVQEQWGELTNDDLDKIEGRRDQLIGAIQQRYGKARAEAEKELNAWEERHNLR; this is translated from the coding sequence ATGAATGAGTCTTGGCTGAAGGGTAAATGGAACGAGTACAAGGGCAAGGTCCAGGAACAATGGGGCGAGCTCACCAACGATGATCTGGACAAGATCGAAGGCCGCCGGGACCAGCTGATCGGTGCGATTCAGCAGCGGTATGGCAAGGCTCGGGCCGAGGCGGAGAAAGAGCTCAATGCCTGGGAAGAGCGCCACAACCTGCGCTGA